CAGATGATCTATGAGAAAACGGATCCCCCGGCGCAAGCGAATTTTCTGCCGGTAGATCACAGCGCCGGATGTCAGGGTGATGATACTTAAAACCAGGGGCAGATTGATGCCGTGGAACAGAAACAGCCGGATCTCTTCTCTGTCCGGATGAAACGCGAACACGGCCGGCTGGATCAGGTTTTCTGACACCCATTCAGGCATGATCCCGAATACCACCCCCAGAAGCCCCATGAATGCCGGCCCGATCCGCATGGTCCAGGGGGTTTCCCAGGTGTTTTTCAGGTGCGCCGGCAACACGCCGGCAAACGGGGTGATCAGAATGATGGCGGCAACAGCCGTCATCAAGGCATTGGCTGACAGGGTGATGCCTGCGGCAAACAAAGGAAACATATCTTCGGCCAGGGCGCCGGCATACATGATTTCCTTGCCGATAAATCCGAAAAACAAAGGGAATCCGGCCATGGATAACGTGGCCCCGGCCACGGCCAGGGCCGTCAAAGGCATGCGGGTCACCAGTCCCCCCAGATCATTCAGATCCCGGGTCCCGGTCTGGTGATCGATACTGCCCACCGCCAGAAACAGGGCCGCCTTGTACAAAGCATGGACCATGAGAAACGTGGTGGCCGCCGTTAAAGACAGCACGGTCTGCCCGCCAAGAAACAGGGTGAGAACCCCCAAAGCCATGAGCGTGGTGTAGGCCAGGATGCGTTTCAGATCACAGGGACCCAGGGCCTGGATCGCTCCCCACAGGGCAGTGGCCCCGCCCACCAGCACCAGGGTGCTCATCCACAAAGGCGTGCCGCCCATGACCGGATGCAGGCGCATGAGCAGGTAAATGCCGGCCTTGACCATGGTGGCGGCATGGAGAAACGCACTGATGGGGGTCGGCGCGCTCATGGCGTTGGGCAGCCAGAAATGAAACGGCACCTGCCCGGATTTGGTCATGGCCCCCACCATAAAACAGATGAAAACCGCCGGATACAGGGCATGATTCTGGATCCCATCCGCGGATTCGCTTAAGGCACTCAATGTCATGGAAAAGCCGGCGGATTTGAGCAGCAGAATCCCCATCAGCAGGAACAGGCCCCCGGCCCCGGTCACCAGCAGGGCCTGGCGGGCGTTTTCCCGGGCATCCGATTTTTCGTGGTCAAATCCGATGAGCAGAAACGACAGAATCGTGGTGGCTTCCCAACAGATGAACATCAGCAGCAGGTTGTCGGCAAATACAATGCCCAGCATGGCGATCATGAATGCGTGCAGAAACACAAAAAACCGGCCATTTTGAGGATGGCCGGCCATGTAACTGGAGGCATAGATGGTGACGAAAAATCCGGTCATGGTGATGATCAGACCGAACAGCAGGCTCAACCCGTCCAGTCGGAACGCCAGGTTCAGATCCAGGCTGGGCACCCAGGCCCATTGAACCGTGAAAACATCCCCGTTCACCACCCCGGGCCAGGCCAGGCACAACAGCGCAAAAAGGCCTGACGGCAGCAGGCAGGAATATAGCCCTTTCCGGCAGCAATCCGGGACAGCCTCGGTGTCAGGCGGTGTGATCCGCATGTCTACTGGGACAGAAACAAAGGAATATCCGCTGAATGGATGGTTTCCAGAACCGTGTCGCCCAGCAGACTTCGTTTGATGATGTTCCGGGAGCTGTTGCCCATGACGATGAGATCGGCATTGTGTTCATGGGCATAGGCCAGGAGATCGGTTTTG
Above is a window of Desulfotignum balticum DSM 7044 DNA encoding:
- the mbhE gene encoding hydrogen gas-evolving membrane-bound hydrogenase subunit E, which codes for MRITPPDTEAVPDCCRKGLYSCLLPSGLFALLCLAWPGVVNGDVFTVQWAWVPSLDLNLAFRLDGLSLLFGLIITMTGFFVTIYASSYMAGHPQNGRFFVFLHAFMIAMLGIVFADNLLLMFICWEATTILSFLLIGFDHEKSDARENARQALLVTGAGGLFLLMGILLLKSAGFSMTLSALSESADGIQNHALYPAVFICFMVGAMTKSGQVPFHFWLPNAMSAPTPISAFLHAATMVKAGIYLLMRLHPVMGGTPLWMSTLVLVGGATALWGAIQALGPCDLKRILAYTTLMALGVLTLFLGGQTVLSLTAATTFLMVHALYKAALFLAVGSIDHQTGTRDLNDLGGLVTRMPLTALAVAGATLSMAGFPLFFGFIGKEIMYAGALAEDMFPLFAAGITLSANALMTAVAAIILITPFAGVLPAHLKNTWETPWTMRIGPAFMGLLGVVFGIMPEWVSENLIQPAVFAFHPDREEIRLFLFHGINLPLVLSIITLTSGAVIYRQKIRLRRGIRFLIDHLWVTTPELYQSGLTRFLTTAATVTRILQNGSLTTYMSVIVFTLVLLTGSVWLPHVADIASIPAVTGPYIAMGLFVFVLGAAAVVVTARHRLAAIGGLGGVGGGVALIFLVFGAPDIALTQLLVETLTLIFVSLILLRLPPMEPIVKPRATFQARTLRNAILSISAGLVVFTLVSGVVSTPLDRSLTAFFETHSYLSAHGRNIVNVILVDFRSLDTLGEICVIVLAAWAGVHLIRRPFGQRKAP